In a single window of the Streptomyces sp. HUAS ZL42 genome:
- a CDS encoding polysaccharide lyase family 1 protein, giving the protein MRLRHLSVATALLGVMCIPAQAEARDISRDTLAPDDGWAAYGTGTTKGAAADDAHVFTVTTRAELVRALDGGSDTPKIIKIAGTVDADTDDEGHHLDCADYATDGYSLRKYLAAYDPRTWGAARPSGPQEDARQASAARQAERVQLTVGSNTTVVGLEKAVLKGASLQIRNADNVIVRNLELRDAYDCFPVWQPNTGGLGDWKTAYDNIWLTGATHVWIDHITASDKGHPDAEEPTYFARNYLRHDGLLDVTNGSDLVTVSWSRFADHDKAMLIGNSDSATEDRGKLRVTLHHNEFESVVQRAPRVRFGQVHVYDNRYVVTDDHRYSLGVSTESGIHAENNAFHTPSHIEVADLVKSWNGSALHQTGTLFNGYPVDLLAIHNAYNSGSERDLTADVGWTPTLHGKIDSAGTADREVARGAGAGRIP; this is encoded by the coding sequence ATGAGACTCCGTCACCTCAGCGTCGCGACCGCCCTGTTGGGCGTCATGTGCATCCCCGCACAGGCCGAGGCCCGCGACATCAGCCGCGACACCCTCGCCCCGGACGACGGCTGGGCCGCGTACGGCACCGGCACCACCAAAGGCGCGGCGGCCGACGACGCCCACGTCTTCACGGTGACCACCCGCGCGGAGCTCGTCCGCGCCCTCGACGGCGGCAGCGACACCCCGAAGATCATCAAGATCGCCGGGACCGTCGACGCCGACACCGACGACGAGGGCCACCACCTTGACTGCGCCGACTACGCCACCGACGGCTACAGCCTGCGGAAGTACCTGGCCGCCTACGATCCCCGCACCTGGGGCGCGGCCAGGCCCAGCGGCCCGCAGGAGGACGCCCGGCAGGCCTCGGCGGCCAGGCAGGCCGAGCGCGTCCAGCTGACCGTCGGCTCCAACACCACCGTCGTCGGCCTCGAAAAGGCGGTCCTGAAGGGCGCGAGCCTCCAGATCAGGAACGCGGACAACGTCATCGTCCGCAACCTCGAACTGCGCGACGCCTACGACTGCTTCCCCGTCTGGCAGCCCAACACCGGCGGCCTCGGCGACTGGAAGACGGCGTACGACAACATCTGGCTGACCGGCGCCACCCACGTCTGGATCGACCACATCACGGCGAGCGACAAGGGCCACCCCGACGCCGAGGAACCCACCTACTTCGCCCGCAACTACCTCCGCCACGACGGCCTGCTGGACGTCACCAACGGCTCCGACCTGGTCACCGTCTCCTGGAGCCGGTTCGCCGACCACGACAAGGCGATGCTCATCGGCAACAGCGACTCGGCGACCGAAGACCGCGGCAAGCTGAGGGTCACTCTCCACCACAACGAGTTCGAGTCCGTCGTCCAGCGCGCCCCGCGCGTGCGCTTCGGGCAGGTGCACGTCTACGACAACCGGTACGTGGTCACCGACGACCACCGCTACTCGCTGGGCGTCTCCACCGAGTCCGGCATCCACGCCGAGAACAACGCCTTCCACACCCCGAGCCACATCGAGGTCGCCGACCTGGTCAAGAGCTGGAACGGCTCCGCCCTGCACCAGACCGGCACCCTCTTCAACGGCTATCCGGTCGACCTGCTGGCGATCCACAACGCCTACAACAGCGGAAGCGAGCGCGATCTCACGGCCGACGTCGGCTGGACGCCTACCCTGCACGGAAAGATCGACAGCGCCGGGACGGCCGACCGAGAGGTGGCGCGCGGCGCGGGCGCAGGGAGGATCCCATGA
- a CDS encoding dihydrodipicolinate synthase family protein produces the protein MSGVAFETQRAALADVVAIPVTPFAENGTVDQDAHRVLLRRLLDGGIRTLTPNGNTGEFYALTPEERRLVTELTIDEVGHRATILVGVGHDVPTAVGSARHARELGAQMVMVHQPVHPYVSQSGWVDYHREIAQAVPELGVVPYIRNAQLLGARLAELADACPNVIGVKYAVPDAAKFAAFARDAGLERFVWVAGLAEPYAPSYFSAGATGFTSGLVNVAPAVSLNMIEALRSGDYPAAMKVWEQIRRFEELRAASGSANNVTVVKEALASLGLCRREVRPPSRALPEDERAEVAAIAAGWSI, from the coding sequence ATGAGCGGCGTGGCGTTCGAGACCCAGCGGGCGGCCCTGGCCGACGTGGTGGCGATCCCGGTGACCCCGTTCGCCGAGAACGGCACCGTGGACCAGGACGCCCACCGGGTGCTGCTGCGCCGTCTGCTCGACGGCGGGATCAGGACCCTCACGCCCAACGGCAACACCGGCGAGTTCTACGCCCTGACCCCCGAAGAGCGTCGTCTGGTCACGGAGTTGACCATCGACGAGGTCGGGCACCGCGCGACGATCCTCGTCGGCGTCGGCCACGACGTGCCCACCGCGGTCGGCTCCGCGCGCCACGCCCGCGAGCTCGGCGCACAGATGGTGATGGTCCATCAGCCCGTACATCCCTACGTCTCGCAGAGCGGCTGGGTCGACTACCACCGCGAAATCGCCCAAGCCGTGCCCGAACTGGGCGTCGTCCCGTACATCCGCAACGCCCAGCTCCTCGGCGCCCGCCTCGCCGAACTCGCCGACGCCTGCCCCAACGTCATCGGTGTGAAGTACGCCGTCCCGGACGCCGCCAAGTTCGCCGCCTTCGCGCGGGACGCGGGCCTCGAACGGTTCGTCTGGGTCGCGGGCCTCGCCGAGCCGTACGCCCCCTCGTACTTCTCCGCGGGCGCCACCGGCTTCACCTCCGGACTCGTGAACGTCGCGCCGGCCGTTTCGCTGAACATGATCGAAGCGCTTCGATCCGGCGACTACCCGGCCGCCATGAAGGTCTGGGAACAGATCCGCCGCTTCGAGGAGTTGCGCGCCGCAAGCGGTTCCGCCAACAACGTCACGGTCGTCAAGGAGGCCCTGGCCTCGCTCGGGCTGTGCCGCCGCGAGGTCCGCCCGCCGAGCAGGGCGCTGCCCGAGGACGAGCGCGCCGAGGTCGCCGCCATCGCCGCCGGATGGTCCATATGA
- a CDS encoding carbohydrate ABC transporter permease: MITKEATVVAPAPERAVPEPPRPAGKRNRAWDEVPRWQIYLPLSIYLLFTLIPFYWILLFALRPAGSTSLVPWPMTFDHFEKVWTERAFGTYFQNSVLVGIATLFLTTVVALAGGYALARFNFRIKRAFMLALLCTQFVPGALLLVPLFEIFANLRMINSLGSVVLAETVFQLPLSMILISGFIRNVPYSLEEAAWVDGANRMTAFRIVVLPLLRPGLIAVGSFAFVHAWNHFLFALMFLNNQNKQTIPVGLNTLMSADSVDLGALAAGGIIAAVPVVLVFAFIQKWLITGFSAGAVKG; the protein is encoded by the coding sequence GTGATCACCAAGGAGGCCACCGTGGTCGCGCCGGCTCCCGAGCGTGCGGTCCCCGAGCCGCCCCGCCCGGCCGGGAAGCGCAACCGCGCCTGGGACGAGGTCCCGCGCTGGCAGATCTACCTTCCGCTGTCGATCTACCTGCTCTTCACCCTGATCCCCTTCTACTGGATCCTGCTCTTCGCGCTGCGCCCGGCCGGCTCGACCTCCCTCGTGCCCTGGCCGATGACCTTCGACCACTTCGAGAAGGTGTGGACGGAGCGGGCCTTCGGCACCTACTTCCAGAACAGCGTCCTGGTCGGCATCGCCACCCTGTTCCTGACGACCGTCGTCGCGCTGGCCGGCGGCTACGCGCTGGCCCGGTTCAACTTCCGGATCAAGCGGGCCTTCATGCTCGCCCTGCTGTGCACCCAGTTCGTCCCCGGCGCGCTGCTGCTGGTCCCGCTCTTCGAGATCTTCGCCAACCTGCGGATGATCAACTCGCTGGGCAGCGTCGTCCTCGCCGAGACGGTGTTCCAGCTGCCGCTGTCGATGATCCTGATCAGCGGGTTCATCAGGAACGTGCCGTACTCCCTGGAGGAGGCCGCCTGGGTCGACGGCGCAAACCGCATGACCGCGTTCCGCATCGTCGTCCTGCCGCTGCTGCGGCCCGGACTGATCGCCGTCGGCTCCTTCGCCTTCGTGCACGCCTGGAACCACTTCCTGTTCGCCCTGATGTTCCTCAACAACCAGAACAAGCAGACCATCCCGGTCGGTCTCAACACCCTGATGAGCGCGGACAGCGTCGACCTCGGCGCCCTGGCGGCCGGCGGCATCATCGCCGCCGTACCCGTGGTGCTCGTGTTCGCCTTCATCCAGAAGTGGCTGATCACCGGCTTCAGTGCGGGGGCGGTGAAGGGATGA
- a CDS encoding TIGR03086 family metal-binding protein, translating to MTDTTTLDLGPQARIVARLAAGVRDEQLADATPCPEYAVHNMLGHLVHLAAAFRDAGRKDLGATTDTSPTAAVPDIGPGWREELPKVLDELADAWRDPAAWTGMTRAGGVDLPGAVAGAVAVDEMMIHGWDLARATGQTYDPDPAALQACHDFLLAAADDPARGDIFGPVVPVPSDAPLLDRAVGLSGRDPGWTP from the coding sequence ATGACCGACACGACCACCCTCGACCTCGGCCCGCAGGCCCGGATCGTCGCCCGGCTCGCGGCAGGCGTACGGGACGAGCAGCTCGCGGACGCCACACCCTGCCCGGAGTACGCCGTGCACAACATGCTCGGTCACCTCGTCCACCTCGCCGCCGCCTTCCGCGACGCCGGGCGCAAGGACCTGGGTGCCACGACGGACACCAGTCCCACCGCGGCCGTGCCGGACATCGGACCCGGCTGGCGGGAGGAGCTGCCCAAGGTGCTCGACGAGCTCGCCGACGCGTGGCGGGACCCGGCCGCCTGGACCGGCATGACCCGCGCCGGCGGCGTGGACCTGCCGGGCGCGGTCGCCGGCGCCGTCGCCGTCGACGAGATGATGATCCACGGCTGGGACCTGGCGCGGGCCACCGGCCAGACCTACGATCCGGACCCCGCCGCGCTGCAGGCGTGCCACGACTTCCTGCTCGCGGCCGCCGACGACCCCGCCCGCGGCGACATCTTCGGCCCCGTCGTCCCCGTCCCGTCCGACGCCCCGCTGCTCGACCGGGCGGTCGGGCTGAGCGGGCGTGATCCGGGCTGGACGCCGTAG
- a CDS encoding MFS transporter, translating to MTTSWTVVRDRTAGTYLAALLVSGFGTSALWLASGVWVKDLTGSDGLAALCMLAMWAPSLLGPLLGTLADRTRRRPLLITLNLFMAALLPTLLTVDSPGRLWLLFTVLFVYGAVAVVHEAAKSALVAAAVDPALLGDFNGLRTTAVEGMKLLAPLTGAGVYAAYGAAAVAVLDAATFLCAAVLYACVRVGEDRPGPSVGDWRARAAEGARRLWGEERLRPLVLAGGTTMLFAGLNGALLYAVVEGLGHSPAYAGVLTVVQGAGSVAVGLASGAALRRLGERRFAAAGIGLTGVAVALRAVPSDAVALVCSAAIGVGLPCVLIAALTAVQRETPGPLLGRAVATANTLMFAPNAIGLAVGAVSVELVDHRLLLTAFGLALLVTLAQSPLSPLRTASRSESDANPA from the coding sequence ATGACGACTTCATGGACGGTGGTGCGGGACCGCACCGCGGGGACGTATCTGGCCGCACTGCTGGTCTCCGGCTTCGGCACCTCCGCGCTGTGGCTGGCGTCCGGCGTGTGGGTGAAGGACCTCACCGGATCGGACGGGCTGGCCGCACTGTGCATGCTCGCGATGTGGGCCCCCTCCCTGCTCGGCCCCCTGCTGGGCACGCTCGCCGACCGCACCCGCCGCAGGCCGCTGCTGATCACCCTGAACCTGTTCATGGCCGCCCTCCTCCCGACCCTCCTGACCGTCGACTCCCCCGGCCGCCTCTGGCTCCTGTTCACGGTCCTGTTCGTCTACGGCGCTGTCGCCGTCGTTCACGAGGCGGCCAAGTCGGCGCTGGTCGCGGCCGCCGTCGACCCGGCGCTGCTCGGTGACTTCAACGGCCTGCGCACGACGGCCGTCGAGGGCATGAAGCTGCTGGCCCCGCTGACCGGCGCGGGCGTCTACGCGGCGTACGGCGCTGCGGCCGTCGCCGTCCTGGACGCGGCGACCTTCTTGTGCGCGGCGGTGCTCTACGCGTGCGTGCGGGTCGGCGAGGACCGGCCCGGGCCGTCCGTGGGCGACTGGCGTGCGCGGGCCGCCGAGGGCGCACGCCGTCTGTGGGGCGAGGAGCGGCTGCGGCCCCTGGTGCTGGCCGGCGGTACGACGATGCTGTTCGCGGGGCTCAACGGCGCGCTGCTCTACGCCGTCGTCGAGGGTCTCGGACACTCCCCCGCCTACGCGGGCGTGCTCACCGTGGTCCAGGGCGCCGGGTCGGTCGCGGTCGGTCTCGCCTCCGGCGCGGCCCTGCGCCGCCTGGGCGAACGCCGGTTCGCGGCGGCGGGCATCGGGCTCACCGGCGTCGCGGTGGCTCTGCGGGCGGTGCCCTCGGACGCGGTGGCGTTGGTGTGCAGCGCGGCGATCGGCGTGGGGCTGCCCTGTGTGCTGATCGCCGCGCTCACCGCCGTACAGCGTGAGACGCCGGGGCCGCTGCTCGGCCGGGCCGTCGCCACGGCCAACACCCTGATGTTCGCGCCGAACGCGATCGGGCTGGCCGTGGGCGCGGTGTCGGTGGAACTGGTCGACCACCGGCTGCTGTTGACCGCCTTCGGCCTGGCACTTCTGGTGACCCTCGCTCAGAGCCCGCTGAGTCCCTTGCGCACCGCCTCCAGGTCGGAGTCCGACGCCAACCCCGCGTGA
- a CDS encoding 5-dehydro-4-deoxyglucarate dehydratase, with amino-acid sequence MTPAPLAARLRVPSGPLFFPVTAYGADGCVDLDVYRTHVRRGVEAGAAAVFACCGTGEFHALLPQEFEACVRAAVEAADGRVPVVAGAGYGTALAVRYAELAEAAGADGLLAMPPYLVIAGQQGLLRHYAEVAGATRLPVIVYQRDNAVFTPETVVELARTDGIIGLKDGLGDLDLMQRIVSAVRTEVPGDFLYFNGLPTAEHTQLAYRGIGVTLYSSAVFCFAPEIALAFHTALESDDVVTAHRLLDGFYRPFVELRAQGRGYAVSLVKAGVRLRGLDVGEVRPPLHEPSEDHVKQLAQVIERGYALLEGDK; translated from the coding sequence GTGACGCCAGCCCCGCTCGCCGCCCGCCTCCGTGTCCCCAGCGGACCCCTGTTCTTCCCCGTCACGGCCTACGGCGCCGACGGCTGCGTCGACCTCGACGTCTATCGCACGCACGTCCGCCGTGGAGTAGAGGCCGGAGCCGCCGCCGTCTTCGCCTGCTGCGGAACCGGGGAGTTCCACGCGCTCCTGCCGCAGGAGTTCGAGGCGTGCGTACGGGCGGCCGTCGAGGCGGCCGACGGGCGCGTGCCGGTCGTCGCGGGCGCCGGCTACGGCACCGCGCTCGCCGTGCGGTACGCGGAGCTGGCGGAGGCGGCCGGGGCGGACGGGCTGCTCGCCATGCCGCCGTACCTCGTGATCGCGGGTCAGCAGGGGCTGCTGCGGCACTACGCAGAAGTCGCGGGCGCGACCCGGCTCCCCGTCATCGTCTACCAGCGCGACAACGCCGTGTTCACCCCCGAGACCGTCGTCGAGCTGGCGCGCACGGACGGGATCATCGGCCTCAAGGACGGGCTCGGTGACCTGGACCTGATGCAGCGGATCGTGAGCGCCGTACGCACCGAGGTCCCCGGCGACTTCCTCTACTTCAACGGCCTGCCGACCGCCGAGCATACCCAGCTCGCCTACCGCGGCATCGGCGTCACCCTCTACTCCTCCGCCGTGTTCTGCTTCGCCCCGGAGATCGCCCTCGCCTTCCACACCGCTCTCGAGTCGGACGACGTGGTCACCGCGCACCGCCTGCTCGACGGCTTCTACCGCCCGTTCGTCGAACTGCGCGCCCAGGGTCGCGGCTACGCCGTCTCCCTCGTCAAGGCCGGCGTCCGGCTGCGCGGACTCGACGTGGGGGAGGTGCGGCCCCCGCTGCACGAGCCGAGCGAGGACCATGTCAAGCAGCTCGCTCAGGTGATCGAGCGTGGATACGCGCTCCTCGAGGGGGACAAGTGA
- a CDS encoding GntR family transcriptional regulator: protein MTSVPTPIPSRTQYVLEEIKRRILTGQLTPGQALVETELAAQFGVSKTPVREALKTLAGTGLVVMSQYKGVTVRMVDADMAREVYDVRLLLEPEALKRAVRRGASLDAARSALTRADAATDTAERSLANREFHRALYVPCGNPLLGRMLDEVRDQAALVSAVAWAANPSWEREANEHREILRLALAGDADGAARALHAHIASFVQRAFPEAPEQEGRE from the coding sequence ATGACCTCTGTGCCCACCCCGATCCCCTCCCGCACGCAGTACGTGCTGGAGGAGATCAAACGCCGCATCCTCACCGGGCAGTTGACGCCTGGTCAGGCCCTGGTCGAGACCGAGCTCGCCGCACAGTTCGGGGTCTCCAAGACCCCGGTGCGCGAGGCGCTCAAGACCCTGGCCGGCACCGGACTGGTCGTCATGAGCCAGTACAAGGGCGTCACGGTGCGCATGGTGGACGCGGACATGGCGCGCGAGGTCTACGACGTGCGGCTGCTGCTGGAGCCCGAGGCGCTGAAGCGGGCCGTCCGTCGCGGCGCCTCCCTGGACGCCGCACGCTCCGCGCTGACCCGTGCCGACGCGGCCACGGACACCGCCGAACGCTCCCTCGCCAACCGGGAGTTCCACCGCGCCCTCTACGTGCCGTGCGGCAACCCGTTGCTCGGCCGGATGCTCGACGAGGTCCGCGACCAGGCCGCCCTCGTCTCCGCCGTCGCCTGGGCCGCCAACCCCTCCTGGGAGCGGGAGGCCAACGAGCACCGCGAGATCCTGCGGCTCGCCCTGGCGGGCGACGCGGACGGGGCGGCGCGTGCCCTGCACGCCCACATCGCGTCCTTCGTCCAGCGGGCGTTCCCCGAGGCACCGGAACAGGAAGGCCGGGAATGA
- a CDS encoding NAD-dependent epimerase/dehydratase family protein, translating to MPAPRTVLLTGAAGGLGTLMRDLLPDYGYELRLLDLRPVEGEPDAIVADLADRAALREAVRGVDAIIHLAGISLEAPFEKILRSNIEGTYNLYEAAREEGVGRVVFASSNHAVGFTPRPQGDAPLIPVDTPRRPDTFYGLSKSFGEDLAQFYWDKHGLETVSVRIGSCFAEPTGVRMLSVWMSPADGARLFHAALTAEGVGHTVVYGSSANTRLWWDLSTARALGYEPQDDSEPYAEKLIAEQGELDPENIAHAYLGGHFVSDPPIWPY from the coding sequence ATGCCCGCTCCCCGCACCGTTCTGCTCACCGGCGCCGCCGGCGGGCTCGGCACCCTGATGCGGGACCTGCTCCCGGACTACGGCTATGAACTGCGCCTGCTCGATCTGCGCCCCGTCGAGGGCGAGCCGGACGCGATCGTCGCGGACCTGGCCGACAGGGCGGCCCTGCGGGAGGCCGTGCGGGGCGTCGACGCGATCATCCATCTGGCGGGCATCTCCCTGGAAGCCCCCTTCGAGAAGATCCTCCGCTCGAACATCGAGGGGACCTACAACCTGTACGAGGCCGCCCGCGAGGAGGGCGTCGGACGCGTCGTCTTCGCCTCCTCCAACCACGCGGTGGGCTTCACCCCGCGCCCGCAGGGCGACGCCCCCCTCATCCCCGTCGACACCCCGCGCCGCCCGGACACCTTCTACGGCCTGTCCAAGTCCTTCGGCGAGGACCTCGCCCAGTTCTACTGGGACAAGCACGGCCTGGAGACGGTCTCGGTGCGCATCGGCTCCTGCTTCGCCGAGCCGACCGGCGTGCGGATGCTGTCGGTGTGGATGAGCCCGGCCGACGGCGCGCGTCTCTTCCACGCGGCCCTGACCGCCGAGGGCGTCGGCCACACCGTCGTCTACGGCTCCTCCGCCAACACACGCCTGTGGTGGGACCTGTCGACGGCACGGGCCCTCGGCTACGAGCCGCAGGACGACTCCGAGCCGTACGCCGAGAAGCTCATCGCCGAGCAGGGCGAACTCGACCCGGAGAACATCGCGCACGCCTACCTGGGCGGTCACTTCGTGAGCGACCCGCCGATCTGGCCGTACTGA
- the araD gene encoding L-arabinonate dehydratase — protein MVHMKSPEELRSHQWYGTEGLRSFSHRARTRQLGYLPEEHLGKPVIAILNTWSDINPCHVHLRDRAQAVKRGVWQAGGFPLEFPVSTLSETFQKPTPMLYRNMLAMETEELLRSYPVDGAVLMGGCDKTTPALLMGAASVDLPTVFVPAGPMLPGHWRNEVLGSGTDMWKYWDDKRAGLIGDCEMAELENGLARSPGHCMTMGTASTLTAAAEALGVTVPGASSIPAVDSGHDRMAAAAGLRIVELVHRDRKLTDILTRDAFEDAVTTVLGLGGSTNAVIHLIAMAGRAGVGLTLDDFDRVARTVPVLANVRPGGRTYLMEDFHFAGGLPGFLSRIPDLLHLDRPTVSYDTLREQIAGARVHNDDVIRPRDNPVASEGGVAVLRGNLCPDGAVIKHIAAEQHLLKHTGPAVVFDDYKAMQRTINDPSLGITAGSVLVLRNAGPKGGPGMPEYGMLPIPDHLLKQGVRDMVRISDARMSGTSYGACVLHVAPESYIGGPLALVRTGDSITLDVEARTLHLHVDDAELERRRAEWTPPPTRYERGYGALYNEQITQADTGCDFEFLARPGKVQDPYAG, from the coding sequence ATGGTCCATATGAAGTCGCCGGAAGAGCTCAGAAGCCACCAGTGGTACGGCACCGAAGGTCTGCGTTCCTTCAGCCACCGGGCCCGCACCCGCCAGCTCGGCTACCTGCCCGAGGAGCACCTGGGCAAGCCGGTCATCGCGATCCTCAACACCTGGTCCGACATCAACCCCTGCCACGTCCATCTGCGCGACCGCGCGCAGGCCGTGAAGCGCGGGGTGTGGCAGGCCGGGGGCTTCCCCCTCGAGTTCCCGGTGTCCACGCTCAGCGAGACCTTCCAGAAGCCGACCCCGATGCTCTACCGCAACATGCTCGCGATGGAGACCGAGGAGCTGCTGAGGTCGTACCCGGTGGACGGGGCCGTGCTCATGGGTGGCTGCGACAAGACCACTCCCGCGCTTCTGATGGGGGCCGCCTCCGTCGACCTGCCGACCGTTTTCGTGCCTGCCGGCCCCATGCTCCCGGGCCACTGGCGCAACGAGGTCCTCGGCTCCGGCACCGACATGTGGAAGTACTGGGACGACAAGCGCGCCGGCCTGATCGGCGACTGCGAGATGGCCGAGCTGGAGAACGGCCTGGCGCGCTCACCGGGCCACTGCATGACCATGGGTACGGCGTCCACGCTGACGGCCGCCGCCGAGGCGCTCGGCGTGACGGTCCCGGGCGCGTCGAGCATCCCGGCCGTCGACTCCGGGCACGACCGGATGGCCGCCGCGGCGGGCCTGCGCATCGTCGAACTGGTCCACAGGGACCGGAAGCTGACCGACATCCTCACCCGCGACGCCTTCGAGGACGCGGTGACGACCGTCCTCGGCCTCGGCGGCTCCACCAACGCGGTGATCCACCTGATCGCCATGGCGGGACGCGCGGGCGTCGGGCTCACGCTCGACGACTTCGACCGCGTCGCCCGCACGGTCCCCGTGCTCGCCAACGTGCGGCCCGGCGGCCGGACGTACCTCATGGAGGACTTCCACTTCGCCGGCGGCCTGCCCGGTTTCCTCTCCCGCATCCCGGACCTGCTCCATCTGGACCGGCCGACGGTCTCGTACGACACCCTGCGCGAGCAGATCGCCGGCGCGCGGGTCCACAACGACGACGTCATCCGGCCAAGGGACAACCCGGTCGCGAGCGAGGGCGGGGTCGCCGTGCTGCGCGGCAACCTCTGCCCGGACGGCGCCGTCATCAAGCACATTGCCGCCGAGCAGCACCTGCTCAAGCACACCGGCCCCGCGGTCGTCTTCGACGACTACAAGGCCATGCAGCGCACCATCAACGACCCGTCGCTCGGTATCACCGCCGGCAGCGTGCTGGTGCTCCGCAACGCCGGACCCAAGGGCGGGCCGGGCATGCCCGAGTACGGCATGCTGCCGATCCCCGACCACCTGCTCAAGCAGGGGGTGCGGGACATGGTGCGGATCTCCGACGCCCGCATGAGCGGCACGAGTTACGGCGCGTGCGTGCTGCACGTGGCGCCGGAGTCGTACATCGGCGGGCCGCTGGCCCTCGTGCGCACGGGTGACTCCATCACCCTCGACGTCGAGGCGCGCACCCTCCATCTCCACGTGGACGACGCGGAGCTGGAGCGGCGCAGGGCGGAGTGGACGCCGCCGCCCACCCGCTACGAGCGCGGATACGGCGCGCTCTACAACGAGCAGATCACCCAGGCCGACACCGGCTGCGACTTCGAGTTCCTGGCCCGCCCCGGCAAGGTGCAGGACCCGTACGCCGGCTGA
- a CDS encoding carbohydrate ABC transporter permease translates to MAQAAAVAKPPAPPRRRRASATPRRLPYLLIAPAALLMLGFIAYPVISVFYYSLQNYNPTKPWRNGYAGFDNFVHAFTSDPQFWDTLTFSAKWVLVEVGLQLLFGLALALIVNQTFVGRALGRALVFSPWAVSGVLTSAIWVLLYNSQTGITRYLADMGIGDYGTSWLSDTSTVFPAAIVADLWRGVPFFAILILADLQSVSKDLYEAAEVDGAGRLKQFWHITLPHLKDAIVLSTLLRAVWEFNNVDLLYTLTGGGPAGETTTLPLYIANTSVDAHNFGYASALTTVAFVILLFCSMVYLRLSKFGGEDK, encoded by the coding sequence ATGGCCCAAGCCGCAGCCGTGGCGAAACCGCCCGCGCCACCCCGGCGGCGCCGTGCCTCCGCCACGCCGCGCAGGCTGCCGTACCTGCTGATCGCGCCGGCGGCCCTGCTGATGCTGGGCTTCATCGCCTACCCGGTCATCAGCGTCTTCTACTACAGCCTGCAGAACTACAACCCCACCAAGCCGTGGCGGAACGGCTACGCGGGCTTCGACAACTTCGTCCACGCCTTCACCTCGGACCCCCAGTTCTGGGACACGCTGACCTTCAGCGCCAAGTGGGTCCTCGTCGAGGTCGGCCTGCAGCTGCTGTTCGGGCTCGCGCTGGCACTGATCGTCAACCAGACCTTCGTGGGCCGGGCGCTGGGCCGCGCGCTCGTGTTCTCCCCGTGGGCCGTCTCCGGCGTGCTGACCTCCGCGATCTGGGTGCTGCTCTACAACTCCCAGACGGGCATCACCCGTTACCTCGCCGACATGGGCATCGGTGACTACGGCACCAGCTGGCTGTCGGACACCTCCACCGTCTTCCCCGCGGCGATCGTCGCCGACCTGTGGCGCGGTGTCCCCTTCTTCGCGATCCTCATCCTCGCCGACCTGCAGTCCGTCTCGAAGGACCTCTACGAGGCCGCCGAGGTGGACGGAGCCGGCCGGCTGAAGCAGTTCTGGCACATCACGCTGCCGCACCTCAAGGACGCCATCGTCCTGTCCACGCTGCTGCGCGCGGTGTGGGAGTTCAACAACGTCGACCTGCTCTACACCCTGACCGGCGGCGGACCGGCGGGCGAGACCACCACCCTGCCGCTCTACATCGCCAACACCAGCGTCGACGCCCACAACTTCGGTTACGCGTCCGCCCTGACCACGGTCGCGTTCGTGATCCTGCTCTTCTGCTCGATGGTCTATCTGCGGCTGAGCAAGTTCGGAGGTGAGGACAAGTGA